The following coding sequences lie in one Gadus macrocephalus chromosome 1, ASM3116895v1 genomic window:
- the dnmt3ba gene encoding DNA (cytosine-5-)-methyltransferase 3 beta, duplicate a isoform X7, whose translation MATNDIVLPDETQEKCSRYSLLRWLNNTLKVKFNHVSQTCSGATHCQFMHWLFPGSLDMSQVKFQAQNEGEFRHNYNLLQEAFDRSGITKGIPVGELVTGSFKANFVFLKWFKTFFTENIKDMDYDPVQARAGEGICPALIMMNSPKRGSSRLEPDVEETKGAQNFPYTEKWKEMYSWAEPSTCGELYAYCSVCGTDLLTYRKGIQDLTRHFVTIKHKTRAKKAQLELQAPKTGPLPCSEVVVQFINKYCSSSSSGGDQPSRGFARYMLGLEFPTDVLSICKQTPYCLYVYGGVTLEEAATVSVVLVGFFDIESATHHIRLLDVLPSPAEEAGAEPKKTGGAVVEAVKRFSLPLINLSAVYVGGTGASAEHVCSQLREFSPNLVAFGDLDKLADAACHAAVTALSASVLKIISELHAYFTSTSMEIDCLKDLFASENNDGKSFHPSRDCLNFSQLVRKMLETWPDLVSFFDSCKKDKDKVQPIFVMLQDANLKATFKFLALALKPLEAFQKHLEMHDGDTGADLVRILQEVSSLLHTYAAHFLNPQAAERFLEEHDARVLTDETLHRSGADLVAGGSAVEELLDEPLTQQFLSFYMTLTGLIAKEVPLSDRILKSMAQLLNPETKLKVTDTAVEELGKRLGVCSTEGEVNQLTKELLEYQQREEEEEEEDGEHQDTSAISLEKHWAGVLKNRHSSSVLRNLVLSLLSFPCPPLGAEIVYAQAVASGDAILFSEDGEDSIMEDNTISEGTSISPVQNGIKMEEDCSVSEPNIGGDKDGLVSSQEGPTRGGNGWETSLRQKPPSRAVFQAGRGTWAKPVGLDKDSPRGRESEDELGKDTSPASSRITPSGRNLRRVQAYQDGKGFLTGELVWGSLKGFSMWPGLVVPWKAKSAPPGMRRVEWFGDGMFSEIPSSGLLPFHAFTRCFCKNSYASLPTYKDAIYQIIELAGERCRKSFGAAKGGKEDELNLMLDWAHGGFLPSGPDGFRPPGSTQADQSDSAQSDYNPPAKRKHVSKAKAIALAVTYNRESMIQEIEDKGKKIEDFCMSCGSPETEIFHPLFVGSLCLKCKDNFMETLYRYDEDGYQSYCTVCCGGLEVILCGNASCCRCFCKDCINILVGQGTFDQLKDIDPWSCYVCKPSECGGNLMLRSDWRLKVQEFFVNNSALAFEPHRVYPSISADQRRPIRVLSLFDGIATGYLVLKELGIKVERYVASEICGDSIAVGMIKHQGKIEYVNDVRTITRKTLAEWGPFDLLIGGSPCNDLSMVNPLRKGLFEGTGRLFFEFYRMLTMMRPKEDDDRPFFWLFENVVFMGANDKSDICRFLECNPILIDAVKVSPAHRARYFWGNVPGMHRPLATSLDDKVGLQDCLEVGRKAKFEKVRTITTKSNSIRQGKDGPLPVDMNGKEDYLWCTEMEQIFGFPKHYTDVNNMGRCQRQRVLGRSWSVPVIRHLFAPLKDYFECESGQ comes from the exons ATGGCAACCAATGACATCGTGCTTCCCGATGAGACCCAAGAAAAATGCAGCCGCTATAGCTTGCTGAGATGGCTCAACAACACGCTAAAAGTTAAATTCAATCATGTGTCACAGACATGCTCAG GTGCCACTCACTGCCAGTTCATGCACTGGCTGTTCCCAGGCTCGCTCGACATGAGCCAAGTGAAGTTCCAGGCACAGAACGAGGGGGAATTCAGGCACAACTACAATCTGCTTCAGGAAGCATTTGATAGGAGCGGCATTACCAAG GGAATTCCCGTTGGAGAACTGGTCACCGGCTCATTCAAAGCAAACTTCGTCTTCTTGAAGTGGTTCAAGACGTTTTTCACAGAAAACATCAAAGATATGGACTATGACCCAGTCCAAGCACGGGCTGGTGAAGGAATCTGTCCCGCGCTTATAATGATGAACTCCCCAAAAAGAG GGAGTTCGAGACTGGAACCTGATGTTGAAGAAACGAAGGGCGCCCAAAATTTCCCCTACACCGAGAAGTGGAAGGAGATGTACAGTTGGGCAGAGCCCAGCACTTGTGGAGAGCTCTACGCttactgcagtgtgtgtggtacAGACTTGTTGACATATCGCAAAGGCATCCAGGATCTAACCCGACACTTTGTCACAATCAAACACAAGACAAGGGCCAAAAAAGCCCAACTGGAACTTCAAGCCCCAAAAACAGGGCCATTGCCCTGTAGCGAGGTTGTCGTGCAGTTCATAAACAAATACTGTTCGTCAAGCTCCTCTGGTGGAGACCAGCCGTCTAGAGGCTTTGCACGCTATATGCTGGGATTAGAGTTTCCCACTGACGTTTTGTCGATTTGCAAGCAAACACCGTACTGCTTGTACGTGTACGGAGGGGTTACATTGGAGGAGGCGGCCACCGTGTCTGTGGTTCTCGTTGGCTTCTTTGACATAGAATCTGCTACTCACCATATCAGGCTTCTGGACGTTCTGCCCTCACCCGCAGAAGAAGCAGGGGCAGAACCAAAGAAAACAGGAGGAGCTGTGGTGGAGGCCGTGAAGAGATTCAGCCTTCCCTTGATTAATCTGTCTGCGGTTTACGTCGGTGGCACTGGTGCCTCCGCGGAGCACGTCTGCTCACAGCTCAGGGAGTTCAGTCCAAACCTAGTTGCCTTCGGAGATCTGGATAAGTTGGCGGATGCTGCCTGCCATGCCGCAGTCACAGCCCTCTCTGCCTCGGTTCTGAAGATCATTTCAGAGCTCCATGCATATTTCACGTCCACCTCCATGGAGATTGATTGTTTAAAGGATCTGTTCGcttctgagaacaatgacggcAAATCATTTCATCCTAGCAGAGACTGCCTTAACTTTAGTCAGTTAGTCAGGAAGATGCTGGAAACGTGGCCAGATCTGGTTTCCTTCTTCGATTCTTGCAAAAAGGACAAGGACAAAGTCCAGCCCATCTTTGTCATGCTGCAGGACGCAAACCTCAAGGCAACCTTTAAGTTCCTGGCTTTGGCCCTGAAGCCTCTTGAGGCTTTCCAAAAACATCTAGAGATGCATGATGGAGATACAGGCGCAGACCTGGTGCGCATCTTGCAAGAAGTCAGCAGCTTGTTGCACACCTATGCCGCCCACTTCCTCAATCCGCAGGCTGCAGAGCGCTTCCTTGAGGAGCACGACGCCCGTGTCCTTACAGACGAGACGCTTCACCGGTCGGGAGCCGACCTCGTGGCTGGGGGTTCAGccgtggaggagctgctggacgAGCCTCTTACACAGCAGTTCTTGTCATTCTACATGACACTCACAGGTCTCATCGCTAAAGAGGTGCCACTGAGTGACAGGATCCTGAAGAGCATGGCGCAGCTCCTGAACCCCGAGACCAAACTCAAAGTAACGGACACGGCGGTGGAAGAACTGGGAAAGAGGCTGGGAGTCTGCAGCACTGAAGGAGAGGTGAACCAGCTCACCAAAGAGCTTCTGGAGTATCAGcagagggaagaagaagaagaggaggaagatggagaacACCAAGATACATCTGCCATCTCCCTGGAGAAGCACTGGGCCGGCGTGCTCAAAAACAGGCATTCTTCCTCCGTCCTCAGGAACCTGGTCTTGAGCCTGCTGTCCTTCCCTTGTCCTCCCCTCGGGGCCGAGATAGTCTACGCTCAG GCCGTCGCAAGCGGAGATGCCATATTGTTTTCGGAAGACGGAGAGGATTCAATCATGGAGGACAACACTATTTCTGAGGGCACTAGTATCTCCCCTGTCCAGAATGGCATAAAGATGGAAGAGGATTGTAGTGTATCAG AACCAAATATTGGGGGTGACAAAGATGGACTCGTCTCCAGTCAAGAG GGGCCCACTAGGGGAGGTAATGGTTGGGAGACCAGCTTGCGGCAGAAACCCCCGTCCCGCGCAGTGTTTCAGGCCGGCCGGGGCACCTGGGCCAAGCCTGTAGGTCTTGATAAGGACAGCCCGAGGGGACGGGAGTCTGAGGATGAGTTG GGGAAAGACACTTCACCGGCATCCAGTAGGATAACCCCGAGCGGTAGAAATTTGAGACGGGTCCAGGCCTATCAG GATGGGAAGGGCTTCCTGACCGGAGAGCTGGTGTGGGGGAGTCTGAAGGGCTTCTCCATGTGGCCCGGGTTGGTCGTGCCCTGGAAGGCCAAGTCAGCGCCGCCTGGGATGAGACGCGTGGAGTGGTTTGGAGACGGGATGTTCTCGGAG ATCCCTTCTTCAGGCCTTTTGCCGTTTCATGCCTTTACTCGCTGCTTCTGCAAAAATTCCTACGCCAGCCTGCCCACGTACAAGGACGCCATCTACCAGATCATTGAG CTGGCCGGGGAACGCTGCAGGAAGTCGTTTGGAGCGGCGAAGGGAGGCAAGGAGGACGAGCTCAATCTGATGCTGGACTGGGCCCACGGGGGATTCCTTCCAAGCGGGCCGGATGGCTTCAGGCCCCCTGGCT ctacacaggcAGATCAGTCAGACAGTGCACAGTCAGACTACAATCCGCCAGCTAAAAGGAAACATGTTAGCAAGGCAAAAGCGATTGCACTTGCAGTCACCTACAACAGAG AATCAATGATACAGGAAATTGAAGACAAGGGTAAAAAGATTGAAG ATTTCTGTATGTCTTGTGGATCACCTGAGACAGAAATCTTCCATCCACTGTTTGTTGGCAGTCTCTGTTTGAAGTGCAAG GACAACTTTATGGAGACACTTTATCGCTACGACGAAGATGGCTACCAGTCGTACTGCACCGTTTGCTGTGGCGGCCTCGAGGTGATTCTCTGCGGCAATGCCAGCTGTTGCAG ATGTTTCTGCAAGGATTGCATCAACATCCTGGTGGGCCAGGGGACCTTCGATCAGCTGAAGGACATCGACCCTTGGAGCTGCTACGTATGCAAGCCGTCCGAGTGCGGTGGGAACCTGATGCTGAGGTCCGACTGGAGGCTGAAGGTCCAGGAGTTCTTCGTCAACAACAGTGCACTGGCATTC GAACCCCATCGAGTGTATCCCTCCATCTCTGCTGACCAGCGCAGACCCATCAGAGTGCTGTCACTATTCGATGGCATTGCAACAG GTTACCTCGTGCTCAAAGAGCTGGGCATCAAAGTGGAGCGCTACGTGGCTTCAGAGATATGCGGCGATTCCATCGCCGTGGGAATGATCAAACACCAGGGAAAGATCGAATACGTCAACGACGTGCGCACAATCACAAGGAAAACT CTGGCCGAATGGGGTCCGTTTGACCTGCTGATCGGAGGCAGTCCCTGTAACGATCTGTCCATGGTGAACCCTCTTCGAAAGGGATTGTTTG AGGGCACTGGCAGACTGTTTTTTGAGTTCTACCGCATGCTGACCATGATGAGGCCTAAAGAAGATGACGACCGCCCGTTCTTCTGGTTGTTTGAGAATGTGGTGTTCATGGGTGCCAACGACAAGTCAGATATCTGCAGATTCCTTGAG TGTAACCCCATTCTTATTGACGCAGTGAAAGTCAGTCCTGCGCACAGAGCTCGCTATTTCTGGGGAAACGTCCCTGGCATGCACAG GCCTCTTGCAACATCTCTAGATGACAAAGTTGGCCTCCAGGATTGTTTGGAAGTGGGACGCAAAGCAAAG TTTGAGAAAGTCCGCACCATCACAACAAAATCCAACTCCATAAGGCAGGGAAAGGATGGCCCTCTTCCGGTGGACATGAACGGGAAGGAGGACTACCTCTGGTGTACCGAGATGGAGCA AATCTTTGGCTTCCCTAAACACTACACTGACGTGAACAACATGGGCCGGTGCCAGAGGCAGAGGGTCCTGGGTCGATCCTGGAGCGTCCCGGTCATCCGCCACCTCTTCGCCCCCCTCAAGGACTATTTTGAATGTGAATCAGGACAGTAA